A genome region from Clostridium sp. JN-9 includes the following:
- a CDS encoding HAD family hydrolase, translating to MRKLFKHKLGIIANQTDGLTTRLSSWGILKYFSFIISSWDYQIMKPDTKLFQIAVKQSGYNASETIMVGDRLDNDIFPAKTIGMKTIWIKQGFGAMQKPKTIEYIPDKEIANLSELLYIL from the coding sequence ATGAGGAAATTATTCAAGCATAAACTTGGCATCATTGCCAATCAAACGGATGGGCTTACGACCAGATTAAGCTCATGGGGAATTTTAAAGTATTTTTCATTTATAATTTCATCATGGGATTATCAAATTATGAAACCCGATACCAAACTCTTTCAAATAGCTGTTAAGCAATCAGGATATAATGCTTCTGAAACAATAATGGTTGGGGATCGTTTAGACAATGATATATTCCCAGCAAAAACCATTGGAATGAAAACAATATGGATTAAGCAAGGTTTTGGTGCAATGCAGAAACCCAAGACAATTGAATACATTCCTGATAAAGAAATTGCAAACTTAAGTGAGTTGTTATACATATTATGA
- a CDS encoding DMT family transporter yields the protein MNNKRLRANFLLLLTAAIWGFAFTAQRVGSQYVGAFTFNGIRFALGSISLIPLIIYFNKKNKSNNTKQSAKNTILPGILVGALLFSGSTLQQIGLIYTTAGKASFLTGLYIVLVPVIGIFMKHKIGKSAWAGVFLAVIGLYLLSINENFTIAFGDMLQIIGAFFWAFHILTIDYFTKKVDSLKLSFVQFATCSILSLICALIFEKITISGIVSAGIPILYGGLLSVGVAYTLQVVAQKYAKPSTAAIILSMESVFGAIGGAVILGETMNTRGYIGCIFILAGILVSQITVKS from the coding sequence ATGAATAATAAAAGACTGCGGGCCAATTTTTTACTTCTGCTGACAGCTGCAATATGGGGCTTTGCCTTTACAGCCCAGAGAGTTGGCTCCCAATATGTAGGGGCATTTACCTTTAATGGAATAAGATTTGCCCTGGGAAGCATTTCTCTTATTCCTTTAATAATTTATTTTAATAAGAAAAATAAAAGCAATAATACAAAACAGTCTGCAAAGAATACCATACTGCCTGGAATACTGGTGGGGGCACTTCTTTTTTCAGGCTCCACACTTCAGCAGATAGGACTTATTTATACCACTGCAGGAAAGGCAAGCTTCCTTACAGGACTCTATATTGTGCTGGTGCCTGTTATAGGCATTTTCATGAAGCATAAAATTGGGAAAAGCGCCTGGGCAGGAGTTTTTCTGGCTGTTATAGGACTTTATTTACTTAGTATTAATGAAAATTTTACTATAGCCTTTGGGGACATGCTTCAGATTATAGGTGCTTTCTTTTGGGCCTTTCACATTTTAACCATAGATTATTTTACAAAAAAGGTGGATTCTCTTAAATTATCATTTGTTCAATTTGCTACCTGTTCAATATTAAGCCTTATATGCGCACTTATATTTGAAAAAATCACCATTAGCGGAATTGTCAGCGCTGGTATTCCAATACTTTACGGAGGCTTATTGTCCGTTGGAGTAGCTTATACCCTTCAGGTGGTTGCACAAAAGTATGCCAAGCCTTCCACAGCAGCTATTATATTAAGTATGGAATCGGTGTTTGGAGCTATCGGCGGAGCAGTTATACTTGGAGAAACCATGAACACCAGGGGATATATTGGCTGCATATTTATACTTGCAGGGATACTGGTGTCACAGATTACAGTTAAAAGTTAA
- a CDS encoding IS3 family transposase, whose translation MTLVLKYAGLSRSTYYYHVSSENKVKVKPENVGRPIVGYSITTSGKKICDEEIKDNIMELIQGDAFFYGYHKITHDLMKEYNLIINHKKVYRLCKELNILKKQRVIKPHVKSSISVNRIVKKSNELWEADIKYGYIIGEDKFFFVLSVIDVFDRSIIDYYMGYRCTGSDAASLIRRCLIRRDLLDSEGKPVIRTDNGPQFISNIFEGSCKDINIYHERIPSRTPNKNAHIESFHRIFEDECIGIYEFDSYKDAYAEVARFMKRYNTRRLHSSLKYKTPNEFYIQNMGKEIESMAIHL comes from the coding sequence ATAACGTTAGTGCTGAAATACGCTGGTTTAAGCCGATCTACATATTACTATCATGTCTCAAGTGAAAATAAAGTTAAGGTGAAGCCAGAGAATGTTGGAAGACCTATTGTAGGATATTCTATTACAACAAGTGGTAAAAAGATATGTGATGAAGAGATTAAAGACAACATTATGGAGCTAATCCAGGGTGATGCTTTCTTCTATGGCTATCATAAAATTACCCACGATTTGATGAAAGAATACAACCTGATTATTAATCATAAGAAGGTGTACAGGCTGTGTAAAGAACTCAATATACTCAAGAAACAAAGAGTTATCAAGCCTCATGTTAAAAGCTCAATATCAGTCAATAGGATAGTTAAAAAGTCAAACGAACTCTGGGAGGCAGACATCAAATATGGTTATATTATTGGTGAAGATAAGTTTTTCTTTGTATTGTCAGTAATAGATGTTTTTGATAGATCCATAATCGATTATTACATGGGCTATAGATGTACAGGCTCAGATGCAGCAAGCTTAATAAGACGCTGCCTGATTAGGAGAGATCTGCTTGACAGTGAAGGCAAGCCAGTCATTAGGACTGATAATGGCCCACAGTTTATCAGTAATATATTTGAAGGAAGCTGTAAAGATATAAACATTTATCATGAAAGGATTCCAAGCAGAACTCCCAATAAAAATGCTCATATTGAGTCTTTCCACAGGATCTTTGAAGATGAATGCATAGGTATATATGAATTTGATAGTTACAAGGATGCATATGCAGAAGTAGCAAGGTTTATGAAAAGATACAACACTAGGAGGCTTCACTCAAGCCTTAAATACAAAACTCCAAATGAGTTTTATATACAGAATATGGGGAAAGAAATTGAAAGTATGGCAATTCATTTATAG
- a CDS encoding TIGR02206 family membrane protein yields the protein MSKYLTSDFTGGPFVLFSFPHIIVLAIILLIIVLTYKFRRRLLSIKKSTRIYIAVFLIVQQFSLILWYITYGGLPLKESLPLELCDISLIMCAVMFAAKSYPLYEIVYFWGMAGSIEALVTPDIGVYTFPHFIFFQFFLSHGSIIILCLFMTFVYGYRPSFKSLIKSVVALNIYAGFIGIYDKLTGTNFMYLCEKTKNTSIMSYLGPWPWYLISLELVAIVSCALCLLPFVIKIKPKKDIDIPQQKF from the coding sequence GTGAGCAAATACCTTACTTCGGATTTTACAGGTGGACCATTTGTATTATTTTCATTTCCTCATATTATTGTGCTGGCTATAATTTTATTGATTATAGTGCTTACATATAAATTCAGGCGCAGGCTTTTGTCAATAAAAAAGTCTACTCGTATTTATATTGCAGTTTTTCTTATAGTTCAGCAGTTTTCCTTAATCCTATGGTACATTACATATGGAGGACTTCCATTAAAGGAATCCCTTCCTCTGGAACTATGCGATATATCTTTGATAATGTGCGCCGTAATGTTCGCAGCTAAGAGCTACCCCCTGTATGAAATAGTATATTTTTGGGGCATGGCAGGTTCAATAGAAGCTCTCGTAACTCCTGATATAGGTGTATATACTTTTCCTCATTTTATATTTTTTCAGTTTTTTCTGTCCCATGGCAGCATAATTATTCTATGCCTTTTTATGACATTTGTTTATGGCTACAGGCCAAGCTTTAAATCATTGATAAAAAGTGTTGTAGCTCTTAACATTTACGCAGGTTTCATAGGAATATATGACAAGCTTACTGGGACCAATTTCATGTACCTTTGCGAGAAAACTAAGAATACTTCCATTATGAGTTATCTTGGACCATGGCCATGGTATCTGATTTCTCTCGAACTTGTTGCTATTGTGTCCTGTGCTTTGTGTCTTTTACCCTTTGTCATAAAGATCAAGCCTAAAAAAGATATAGATATTCCTCAACAGAAATTTTGA
- a CDS encoding GNAT family N-acetyltransferase — MIYIKDDKISLVRYRHEDDKDMYDCWNDIETQKGFNSIFDKNFEEFCNFNIDKYRFWASIISKEKRCSVGTVRLCSDVANPDLAIWIYKPYRCKGYGTKAFSLAMEFCFTNYHLNEIAAGCYEDNIKSFKMLNKLCFIRNEKDDSLEKNIFTGERTTQLAFRITYDDYIRRRK, encoded by the coding sequence ATGATATATATAAAAGATGATAAAATTAGTTTAGTAAGGTATAGACATGAAGATGATAAGGATATGTATGACTGCTGGAATGACATAGAAACCCAAAAAGGCTTTAATAGTATTTTTGATAAAAATTTTGAGGAATTCTGCAATTTTAATATTGATAAATACCGTTTTTGGGCAAGCATTATTTCAAAAGAAAAAAGATGCTCTGTAGGTACTGTCCGCTTATGTTCTGATGTGGCAAATCCAGACTTGGCCATATGGATATATAAGCCATATAGATGTAAAGGCTATGGTACTAAAGCATTTAGCTTGGCCATGGAATTTTGCTTTACAAATTATCATCTAAATGAAATAGCAGCAGGATGCTATGAAGATAATATAAAATCTTTTAAAATGTTAAATAAATTATGTTTTATTAGAAATGAAAAGGATGATTCTTTGGAAAAAAACATTTTTACTGGTGAAAGAACTACACAATTAGCATTTAGGATTACTTATGATGATTACATCAGGAGAAGGAAATAG
- a CDS encoding HD-GYP domain-containing protein produces the protein MITLCDAINKTNKFDESLTKQITELAAMFNCDICRIFLFDDDEQFAKVKSSYIKNNELMDNFRDSVYLKNSTANNLFHLLLKEHQIIIYSKGENSYNNERYYPYIEDIEQEVYIPIFSQTIIHDEIIGCLYLGMFNNQIEIIEKLNQYEIRAKIKRIQYNFNAIYEKYRERTTMLNIIHIFFVIIRDREPFMVNHPYNVAYWCDSIAKKLGLNLVERHNLYMASVLHDVGKIYIKQSIVNKEGRLTAEEYEIMKNHPTYSYNIVKEIINGVVYLNNVPDIVKHHHERYDGTGYPDGLKGEEIPLMSRIIAVADAVDAMLSERSYKKTRPIDEVINELLENKGKQFDPEIADIMAGILRGNLVTDNNNIMGPITWSTLLFSTKSKDYAFQGSLIKRESGYEFQFRRDENKLRNFNINKIVSSTLYFEREGKIFEYIPKLQTFKRNHIFISSLTHKPLNKYFSLLWNIPGKIGINSSNNYDVAITEIGGDCIKFNIDKENSSKLNKNVVYFIKFNFEDETSIAASGKIIKSYEIGCKVYHEFKFININESSRDSIFKHLFERQTKLMR, from the coding sequence ATGATAACACTATGCGATGCAATAAATAAAACAAATAAATTCGATGAAAGTTTAACTAAACAAATAACAGAATTAGCTGCCATGTTCAATTGTGATATATGCAGGATATTTTTGTTTGATGATGATGAACAATTTGCAAAAGTAAAAAGTTCATATATAAAAAATAATGAATTAATGGACAACTTTAGGGATAGTGTTTACTTAAAAAATTCCACAGCAAATAATTTATTTCATTTACTTTTAAAGGAACACCAGATTATCATTTATAGCAAAGGAGAAAACTCCTATAATAATGAACGATACTATCCTTACATTGAAGATATTGAACAAGAAGTATACATACCTATTTTTTCTCAAACCATAATTCATGATGAAATAATTGGCTGTTTGTATTTGGGAATGTTTAATAATCAAATAGAAATTATTGAAAAGTTAAATCAATACGAAATAAGGGCTAAAATTAAGCGTATCCAATATAATTTTAATGCAATTTATGAGAAATACAGAGAAAGAACCACTATGTTAAATATTATACACATATTTTTTGTAATTATAAGAGATAGGGAGCCATTTATGGTTAATCATCCATACAATGTAGCATATTGGTGTGATTCTATTGCAAAGAAATTAGGATTAAATCTGGTAGAAAGGCATAATCTTTACATGGCTTCAGTGCTTCATGACGTTGGCAAAATATACATAAAACAATCCATTGTTAATAAAGAAGGAAGATTAACTGCTGAAGAGTACGAAATCATGAAAAATCATCCAACTTACAGTTACAATATTGTTAAAGAAATTATTAATGGAGTTGTTTATTTGAATAATGTGCCTGATATAGTGAAGCATCACCATGAGAGATATGATGGTACAGGCTATCCAGATGGACTAAAAGGTGAAGAAATACCTTTAATGAGCAGGATAATTGCAGTGGCAGATGCTGTTGATGCAATGCTGTCTGAAAGAAGTTATAAAAAAACAAGGCCAATTGATGAGGTAATAAATGAGCTGCTGGAGAACAAAGGGAAGCAGTTCGACCCTGAAATAGCTGATATAATGGCAGGTATTTTAAGAGGCAATTTAGTAACTGATAATAATAATATAATGGGACCTATTACATGGAGTACTTTATTATTCAGCACTAAATCAAAAGATTATGCTTTTCAAGGCAGTCTTATAAAAAGGGAATCAGGATATGAATTTCAATTTCGCAGGGATGAAAATAAATTAAGAAATTTTAACATAAATAAGATTGTTAGCTCAACCTTATATTTTGAAAGAGAAGGAAAGATATTTGAGTATATACCCAAATTACAAACTTTTAAAAGAAATCATATATTTATATCCAGTTTGACTCATAAACCTTTAAATAAATATTTCAGCCTATTGTGGAATATACCTGGAAAGATTGGTATTAATAGTTCTAATAATTATGATGTTGCTATAACTGAAATTGGAGGAGACTGCATTAAATTTAATATTGATAAGGAGAATTCTTCAAAATTAAATAAAAATGTGGTGTATTTCATAAAATTCAATTTTGAGGATGAAACTTCTATAGCAGCTTCAGGTAAAATAATAAAATCTTATGAAATTGGATGCAAAGTTTACCATGAATTTAAATTCATAAATATTAATGAGAGCTCAAGGGATAGTATATTCAAACATTTATTTGAAAGACAAACAAAATTAATGAGATAA
- a CDS encoding RNA polymerase sigma factor, which yields MEDKMDAFMIPKSIKEGNIQVLLVWIDINKQKFYRMSWAYLKNNTDVEDAFHNTIIKVFENINKLKNEQAFEGWFISILLNECRKILRDKRRVQPSQYIEFGNTVCGLEDSAESLDLMDGLNNIHEEYRELIILKYYSGYSQKEIAEILNMPLGTVKTKIYRGLKMLRDILGRED from the coding sequence ATGGAAGACAAGATGGATGCCTTTATGATACCTAAGAGTATCAAGGAAGGAAACATTCAGGTTCTTTTAGTATGGATAGATATAAATAAACAAAAGTTCTATAGAATGAGCTGGGCATATCTCAAGAATAATACAGATGTTGAAGATGCATTTCATAATACCATAATTAAGGTGTTTGAAAATATTAACAAACTTAAAAATGAGCAAGCCTTTGAAGGATGGTTTATTTCAATACTGTTAAACGAGTGTAGGAAAATATTGAGAGATAAACGGAGGGTTCAGCCATCACAGTATATTGAGTTTGGCAATACAGTTTGCGGCTTAGAAGATTCCGCTGAAAGTCTGGATCTTATGGATGGACTTAATAACATTCATGAGGAATATAGAGAACTTATAATTCTAAAGTATTACAGCGGGTATTCACAAAAGGAGATTGCAGAAATTTTAAACATGCCTCTCGGAACTGTTAAGACAAAGATATATAGAGGATTAAAGATGCTTAGAGATATATTGGGAAGGGAGGATTAG
- a CDS encoding GNAT family N-acetyltransferase gives MQNRIHFEKFLSEDDFQYYLDLVSNEEVMLMNYGRVFTLEESKLTYKGMLKNNKNYEAFGYFKVFEKDTNVFIGLGAITLNNDSAEAEIEYMLMPDYWRKGYGSEIVRNLLKKAEETNSIHKVIAITDPNNLISKKILHNNGFVSSKIFKIDDGSLAEMHIKVKSNK, from the coding sequence ATGCAAAACAGAATACACTTTGAAAAATTTCTTTCTGAAGATGACTTTCAATATTATTTAGATCTAGTTTCAAATGAAGAAGTAATGTTAATGAATTATGGAAGAGTATTTACATTGGAAGAATCAAAACTAACTTATAAAGGTATGCTGAAAAATAATAAGAATTATGAAGCCTTTGGGTACTTTAAGGTTTTCGAAAAGGATACAAATGTTTTCATAGGATTAGGCGCAATAACATTAAACAATGATTCTGCTGAGGCAGAAATTGAATATATGCTGATGCCTGACTATTGGAGAAAAGGATATGGGAGCGAAATTGTAAGAAATTTGCTAAAAAAGGCAGAAGAAACAAATAGCATACATAAAGTTATAGCAATAACAGACCCTAATAATTTGATATCAAAGAAAATACTTCATAATAATGGATTCGTATCAAGCAAAATATTTAAGATTGATGATGGTTCACTTGCTGAAATGCATATTAAAGTAAAAAGTAATAAGTAA
- a CDS encoding nucleotidyltransferase domain-containing protein, with the protein MFDFDINYPSPNYKAYIECIYEFCKDNGFSMILKGSLAKGTATRFSDIDLIILGDLDCTKVDEIIALYGTPVMTNFTENPKGIIILVYQDTTAVDLDIRETISQEDLINSTVLLKYDANFIIDNKEIIRNQVESNYIPNRPEWYKVLRLLHRGTIKYLSNKTDSAYDLLEEIKENLISLNITDLSFNNNFEDDIKSIFNKFCKEFKVDSQIEVLFNNLFKEF; encoded by the coding sequence ATGTTTGATTTTGATATAAATTATCCTTCACCAAATTATAAAGCTTATATTGAATGTATCTATGAATTTTGTAAAGATAATGGATTTTCAATGATTTTGAAAGGTTCCTTAGCGAAAGGTACAGCAACAAGATTCTCAGATATTGATTTAATAATTTTAGGTGATTTAGATTGCACTAAAGTTGATGAAATAATTGCACTTTATGGTACTCCAGTAATGACGAACTTTACTGAAAATCCCAAAGGTATTATAATCTTGGTTTATCAAGATACCACTGCTGTAGATTTAGATATAAGAGAAACGATTTCACAAGAAGATTTGATAAACAGTACAGTTCTTTTGAAATATGATGCAAACTTTATCATTGATAATAAAGAAATTATAAGAAACCAAGTAGAATCTAATTACATACCTAATAGACCAGAATGGTATAAGGTATTAAGGTTACTGCATAGAGGAACTATAAAGTATCTATCTAATAAAACTGACAGTGCATATGATTTGTTAGAAGAAATTAAAGAGAATCTTATTTCATTGAATATTACTGATTTAAGTTTTAATAATAACTTTGAAGATGATATTAAGAGTATTTTTAATAAATTTTGCAAAGAATTTAAAGTCGATTCGCAAATAGAAGTTCTCTTTAACAATCTTTTCAAAGAATTTTAA
- a CDS encoding PadR family transcriptional regulator yields MIPSQMLKGMLEGCILEIISRQETYAYEISEKLSKYGFGEISEGTIYPIILRLQKNEMISATLKDSNSGPKRKYYKLTSGGIESLIQFKSNWIALDDAVNKLLKGDNDNEKIL; encoded by the coding sequence ATGATTCCATCACAAATGCTTAAAGGTATGCTGGAAGGTTGTATTTTGGAGATTATCAGTAGACAGGAAACCTATGCATATGAGATATCGGAGAAACTTAGTAAGTATGGATTTGGTGAAATATCAGAAGGTACAATATATCCTATAATATTGAGATTACAAAAAAATGAAATGATAAGTGCTACTTTAAAAGATTCTAATAGTGGTCCAAAAAGAAAATATTATAAGCTTACTTCAGGTGGTATAGAATCATTAATACAATTCAAAAGCAATTGGATAGCATTGGATGATGCAGTAAATAAATTATTGAAGGGGGATAATGATAATGAAAAAATATTGTAA
- a CDS encoding transposase, producing the protein MKGSCYSKEIKEQVLKEVGETGNMTLVARNHNIPSTTINTWVKKKKDAAKAGFARGPKSSNFNSINSNKEIEKENDLLKKTLGEKDLEIAILKDLLKKKSFL; encoded by the coding sequence ATGAAAGGTAGCTGTTATTCAAAAGAGATTAAGGAGCAGGTGTTAAAAGAAGTAGGCGAAACGGGTAACATGACGTTGGTTGCAAGAAATCATAATATACCATCTACAACCATTAATACATGGGTAAAAAAGAAAAAGGATGCTGCTAAAGCTGGCTTTGCCAGGGGCCCAAAATCAAGTAACTTTAATTCAATTAATTCTAATAAAGAAATAGAAAAAGAAAATGATTTATTGAAAAAAACGCTTGGTGAAAAAGACCTTGAAATAGCAATTTTAAAGGACTTATTAAAAAAAAAGAGCTTTCTATAG
- a CDS encoding DUF5643 domain-containing protein, translating into MECDDIRLKFIDYLDNNLTAEDEKKLVDHIEGCEECRKELESLKKLVNEINENAENISVPEDFMDNIGQRALKIGPPVIKKKKAPFKILLIAAAILIMSMATVFATKNPMAELIKLMNPEPRITNTVNNGVGKRLNISKTDKNIKITITDVVADDIQTLISYKIEDLNNGKEYNIRFDDGIIIKERWGNQIKDTNIEMYTSLFNNEGKGILTLFPIDTDNKTINLSFTKLEAKTGDTTEIIDGNWNFQIPIKKYQGKSYNINATIKADDYVINFTKITISPTLTKINFNCSNGGKKNERINDLEDIRIVADGKEYKPYNFGHESWIPYSTVGYGDKEMTFDSMYFDNPKNVEIKVNRISTQITEDKPKEFMVKLDETSPQEFEYLGTKLVINDLKVSDNITFNLKQPINSSKFETLNIVFWPFNGHSQEKHFTGAGNYNEAYYIDKDNNKYGYYDALLIWDKIRTKNPVLYIANTSYKLHPSDGLDIKHEKFIRMIIDGYNKTVFVNGSAKVKLR; encoded by the coding sequence ATGGAGTGTGATGACATTAGACTAAAATTTATAGATTATTTGGACAACAATTTGACTGCTGAAGATGAAAAAAAGCTTGTTGATCATATTGAAGGCTGTGAGGAATGCAGAAAAGAATTAGAAAGCCTTAAAAAATTAGTAAATGAGATTAATGAAAATGCAGAAAATATAAGTGTACCTGAAGATTTTATGGATAATATCGGGCAAAGGGCTTTAAAAATAGGTCCTCCAGTTATAAAGAAGAAAAAAGCACCTTTTAAAATACTTCTTATTGCTGCAGCTATTTTAATTATGTCTATGGCTACTGTATTTGCAACTAAAAATCCAATGGCTGAACTTATAAAGCTCATGAATCCTGAACCACGAATCACTAATACAGTTAATAATGGAGTAGGCAAAAGACTTAATATATCAAAAACTGATAAGAATATTAAAATTACCATAACTGATGTGGTGGCAGATGATATTCAAACCCTGATATCTTATAAGATAGAGGATTTAAATAATGGGAAAGAATACAACATAAGGTTTGACGACGGAATAATAATTAAGGAAAGATGGGGAAATCAAATTAAGGATACCAATATAGAAATGTATACCTCCTTATTCAACAATGAAGGTAAAGGTATTCTCACCTTATTTCCTATTGATACTGATAATAAAACCATAAACCTTTCTTTTACCAAGCTTGAAGCCAAAACAGGTGACACTACGGAAATAATAGATGGAAACTGGAATTTTCAGATTCCCATTAAAAAGTATCAAGGCAAAAGCTACAATATTAATGCGACCATAAAAGCTGATGACTATGTAATTAATTTCACTAAGATAACTATATCTCCTACTCTTACTAAAATTAACTTTAACTGCAGTAATGGAGGCAAGAAAAATGAAAGAATAAATGATTTGGAAGATATAAGAATAGTTGCTGATGGTAAAGAATATAAGCCCTACAACTTTGGACATGAAAGCTGGATCCCATATTCAACTGTGGGTTATGGGGATAAAGAAATGACCTTTGACTCCATGTACTTTGACAATCCCAAGAATGTAGAAATAAAGGTTAACAGGATAAGCACACAGATTACTGAAGATAAGCCAAAGGAATTTATGGTTAAGCTGGATGAAACCAGCCCACAGGAATTTGAATATCTTGGCACAAAGTTAGTTATAAATGATTTAAAGGTTTCGGACAATATTACCTTTAATCTAAAACAGCCTATTAATAGTAGTAAATTTGAAACCCTTAATATTGTATTTTGGCCTTTCAATGGGCATAGTCAGGAAAAGCACTTCACTGGAGCAGGAAACTATAATGAAGCTTATTATATAGATAAGGATAATAATAAATATGGATATTATGATGCATTGCTTATATGGGATAAAATAAGAACGAAAAATCCTGTACTATATATAGCTAATACCAGCTATAAGCTTCACCCATCAGATGGATTGGATATAAAGCATGAAAAGTTTATTAGAATGATAATTGATGGATATAACAAAACAGTATTTGTTAATGGAAGTGCAAAGGTAAAGCTAAGATAA
- a CDS encoding tRNA-binding protein, with product MTAPIKPNITLDILDKVDIRVGTIKVVEDIEKSNKLVKLTVDFGDFTRTILVGMKGERKNQKEIEGQQALFVVNLAPKKMAGEVSEGMLFDIGYADGIIPVLAQPERPIPNGTRVG from the coding sequence ATGACAGCTCCTATTAAACCAAACATAACTCTTGATATTCTTGATAAAGTTGACATCAGGGTTGGAACCATAAAGGTTGTTGAAGACATAGAAAAATCCAATAAGTTAGTCAAACTTACAGTTGACTTTGGAGATTTCACACGAACAATATTAGTAGGTATGAAGGGGGAAAGGAAAAACCAAAAGGAAATTGAGGGACAGCAGGCATTGTTTGTGGTTAATTTAGCTCCAAAGAAAATGGCAGGTGAAGTTTCAGAAGGAATGCTTTTTGACATTGGATATGCCGATGGCATTATACCTGTTCTGGCTCAGCCTGAAAGACCTATTCCCAATGGTACAAGGGTTGGGTAG
- a CDS encoding DUF2700 domain-containing protein: MDKKDKEIKNTEIDDVNNESPEENEEDNYMAIGMCYGLGIGMVVGQLLFKNIGLGMSIGMCLGLAIGSRVKKEK; this comes from the coding sequence ATGGATAAAAAGGATAAGGAAATTAAAAATACAGAGATTGATGATGTAAACAATGAAAGTCCTGAAGAGAACGAAGAAGATAATTATATGGCAATAGGAATGTGTTATGGGCTGGGTATTGGAATGGTTGTAGGTCAGCTGCTTTTTAAAAATATTGGTCTTGGTATGAGTATTGGAATGTGTTTGGGATTGGCAATTGGTTCAAGAGTAAAAAAGGAAAAATAA